In Bifidobacterium sp. ESL0745, one DNA window encodes the following:
- a CDS encoding A/G-specific adenine glycosylase, producing the protein MKHELFSWWDENARDLPWRFGRTTPWGILISEVMSQQTQMSRVVQYWTDWMDLWPDAASLAKASTAEVVTAWGRLGYPRRALRLQECAKVVAEQYHNELPKTYDELIALPGIGDYTSSAVMSFAFGERIAVIDTNVRRVLWRTFKGEESFGGATKPAERRLANDVLPQNPKESVVWNEALIELGALVCTAKKPKIDEDPWAAYSRFYAAGCPGIGQKRTRPRQSYKGTNRQVRGIILNALREAGKEGRTILSRPEVEKLWDDQIQLDACIASLDEDGFIEINPDRSLKLPV; encoded by the coding sequence ATGAAGCATGAGCTTTTTTCGTGGTGGGATGAGAACGCACGCGATCTGCCGTGGCGCTTCGGCCGTACGACGCCATGGGGCATCCTTATTTCCGAGGTCATGAGCCAGCAGACGCAGATGAGCCGCGTCGTTCAATATTGGACCGATTGGATGGATCTCTGGCCCGATGCCGCGAGCCTAGCCAAGGCAAGTACGGCCGAGGTCGTCACCGCGTGGGGCCGGCTCGGCTATCCTCGGCGTGCGTTGCGGCTTCAGGAATGTGCCAAGGTGGTCGCCGAGCAATATCACAACGAATTGCCGAAAACGTATGATGAGCTTATCGCGCTTCCCGGTATCGGCGATTACACCTCCAGCGCGGTGATGAGCTTCGCGTTCGGCGAGCGCATCGCTGTCATTGACACCAACGTCCGCCGTGTGCTCTGGCGCACGTTCAAAGGCGAGGAATCCTTCGGCGGTGCCACCAAGCCCGCCGAACGTCGACTTGCCAACGACGTGTTGCCGCAAAATCCAAAGGAAAGCGTGGTTTGGAACGAGGCGCTGATCGAGCTGGGTGCGCTGGTCTGCACCGCCAAAAAACCGAAGATAGACGAGGATCCGTGGGCTGCGTACAGTCGTTTTTACGCCGCTGGTTGCCCCGGCATAGGGCAGAAACGCACCCGACCGCGCCAGAGTTACAAAGGCACGAACCGTCAGGTGCGCGGCATTATCCTGAACGCCCTGCGCGAGGCCGGAAAAGAAGGTCGAACGATTCTGTCGCGCCCCGAGGTCGAAAAGCTCTGGGATGACCAAATTCAGCTGGATGCCTGCATCGCCAGTCTTGATGAGGATGGCTTCATCGAAATCAATCCGGATAGATCGCTGAAGCTGCCTGTTTGA